The genomic window TTTTTAAAAATATAGGCTTATTTTCCAAAATAAGAGAGCGCCCCTAACTTAGTTAGAGACGCCCGATTTTTTAAATTTTTCAAATACATGTAGGCTTTCGAAATACTTATCCATTGGCATATACTTTTTTTGAAACGCAATTACCCAAAAATCATTTTTCGGTTCATCCTAATACCGCTGTGGAATGATACCTTTATCCGCTGACCTCCAACTTATAGCTTGTATTTGGTTAATAACTTCACAATCATTAAAAGCAGCACTTCTTATTTTAAAGTTCATTATTAACAACGCCTTTTTTCTTTTAGTTTGGGTTCTCGTTATCCACCGCAACCTCACTATTCGGTGATACGAATTCTTCACCTTCTGAATCCCTTGAAATTAAAAAAATTGCAATTACAACAAATAAAATGCCTAACAAATGCGGAAATAAAAGCTCTTCCTTTAGAATTAGAAATGAAAGGATTACTGAACTTAATGGAAGTATACTTGTAAAAACTCCTGCTGAACTTGCTGAAACTATTGATAATCCTTGATACATTAAAAGAAAAGCAAGTACCGTTACAACAATTCCAAAATATAAAATGTTTAGCCAATCCCCTAATCCTACACTTGAAAAGTCAAAACTTTTAGCTTCTTTTATTGAAAATGGCAAAAACATGATTAAGCCAAAAATGCTCATCATCGTTGATATTGTGAGGGGTGTTAATTTATTAGATATTAATTTTCCTAATGTAATAAATAGCGTTTCGCCCAATACTGCGCCAAATATTAAAAGATTTCCTAATAAAGAGTGAATGTCACCTATTTTACCACCTAAAAGATTAATCAATAATACACCTAAGACTGCAAACAAAATCCCAAAACCTTTTCTTTTTGTGAGCCTTTCTTTTAAAAGTAATAAAGAAACCAAAGCAATAACCGCGGGAAGAATGCTCATAATGATTCCAGCTTCAATTGCAGTCGTATATTTCAAGCCATAAAGCATAAAAACATTAAACAAGAAAACTCCTGTCAATGCTTGGATAAAAAGAACTAATAGGTCCTTAAATTTTATAGATGGAAATTGTCTTTCCTTTCCGACTAAAAATAAAACTAGAATGATTGATGCAACTATAAATCGTAATTCTGAGGCTAAAAAAATAGGAAAACTTGAAATGATAAGTTTTCCAAATACTACAGAGCTACCCACAATTGCCATTGCTAAGGCTATCTTGGTGTATGCCAGTGTTAATGAATTCATTTTCAAATTCTCCTTGCTTATAACGAATACAGATGAAAACAAATAAAATAATCGTACATTAAATGGGCATTATTTTTCAATACATAAGAAGTTAGTTGCTGATGGAAGAAATCGGAATTTGGTTTCATTAATTTTAGCACTAACGTCACTTTTAGTTAATTCATCAATTAATTTGCCTAAGTGCGGATAAATTTCATCTTTAAAACCAACTAAAGGGTATATTAATAGTAAGCCACCTTTTTTTGTTATCCTCACCATTTCATTAATTGCATCTAAATGAAATTTAAAATCAAATTGTTCTTGGTATAAAAATAAAAAATGATTACAAAAAACTAATGAAAATGTGTCATTTTCAAAAGGTAAGAAAGGCAATGTTGCCGGGATATATTTTTCTTTATGTTTGTCTTTACTGTAACTATCAATAAATTGATTTAAAGAACGATTTCTAATTTCATCATGATGGTTTAGGCTTTTGTAGTCGTTCCATATAAAAAGATTTTCGTTTTGGGATAACTTTTGAGAAGCTATTTTGATTTCCTTTTGTCCAAGCTCATAAATTTCTTCGCTTGTAAGATTGTACAAAGGATCAGCTGCTATAGCGTCATACCCCTTTTTGTTTAATTCAGCAGTAAATGAGGAAGCACCTGATGCAATATCAAGAATTTTCCCTTTACTAAACAATTTTTCTTCCAACATAAACATTTCCATATACTCTTGGTAAGAGCGACATGTCATCGCAACTCCCGTTTGAGCATACAACTCAGTTTTAGGCATTTCTTCTTCTCCCCTTTTCTCAACTCAACTAATCTCGGCTAACATATGTTATTATAGTAAAAAATTGTATATTACTCAAGTTCATTCCCGCTGATTAGCCCCATTGTTTTCAAAAAACGATAAACCCGCTTTGTTTTAAAAAAAATAGGAGCACGCGGCTCCTTTTTGATTTTCCAAAATTATATTGCCCAATCCCCATTGCGGAAAATCGGTACAATCGTACCATCCTGTTTAATGCCATCAATGTTCATATTATTGGAACCAATCATGAAATCAACGTGAACAGTGGAAGTATTTAAACCATGTTGTTGTAATTCTTCCTCGCTCATTTTCGTCCCGCCCTGAATTGTCGTCGGGTACGCTGAACCAATGGCAAGGTGATTAGAAGCATTTTCATCAAATAGAGTATTAAAGAAGGTAATTCCAGATTGAGAAATTGGTGATGGATCTGGTACGAGAGCTACTTCACCTAAACCGGTTCCACCCTCGTTGTCAAAAACTAACTTTTTAATCGTTTCATCCCCTTTTTCTGCAGAAATATCAACAATTTTCCCATCTTTAAAGTGCACTTCAATACCTTCAATTAATGTCCCAGCATAGCTTAACGGCTTCGTACTGCGTACAACACCATCCATCCGGCGTGTATCAGGTGCGGTAAATACTTCCTCAGTTGGCATGTTGGCAATGAACTCTTCTTCTTTTGGATTAACACTTCCCGCACATGCCCAAATATGATTCTTTGGCAATCCTAAGGTTAAATCTGTTCCAGGTGCAGTATAATGCAACGCATCGAACTGAATTTCATTTAATTTCGCTGCTTTTTCATTCAATGTTTTTTTATGTTCATCCCAGGCAGCAATCGGATCATCTGTATAGATACGACACGTTTTAAAAATTTGATCCCATAAGGCATCGACTTGTTCTTCAGAAGTCGCGAGATTAGGGAATACTTTCGCAGCCCAACCCTCTCCAGCAGCAGCGGCAACGGTCCATTTCAAATCATCATTTTGGGTTACCATTCGCTGCACCTTGAATGCCTTTCCAGCAACATTTTGATAGGCTGCAATTTTGGCTGGATCTACTTCATTTAGTAAGCCTGGATCACTCGATACAATTGTAAGACGGCAGACACGATGGTTCAATACATGGTCTTCAGATTCCTCGATTTCGTATTTGGGAATGTCGGTCAGTACTTCTTGAGATTGATGAGTATAATGCATTTTGCTTATTTCATCATCTGACCATTTTACAATTACTTTTTCAGCCCCTAACGCATAAGATTCTTTTGTAATTAAACGAGCTAAAGGGGCTTGGTCAACGGTAATCGTCAATTTCACCCAATCACCAGGTGTAACATTAATTCCTTTCGAAACTAACAGTTTTGCGTATTTCTGTAAATTTTCTTTAAAATTGGGAAGGGTCATATTTTACCTCCTGTAAATTTATTACTAAATGCACCTTGGCATATTTGCACCTAGTTTATTTATGATAAATCATTCCGCGTGGCAAATCCATCCGTGAAATTTTTGCGTTTTAGGTAAACAGTCTATAGACGGCAATCCGACTTATTCAAGTCCGTTAAAAAAATGCCTATATTATCAGAATTACGAATAGAACTTAATGGAATAACTATATAAGATAACACATTTAACGCAACACCTTTGGGTGTTATAATAATTTATAACACCTAAAGGCATTGAATGATAATTGGAGGTTTAAAATTATGTCAACTAGTCAGCAGAAACATACTTCATCGTTATTGGCTCGTTATTATCCATAGTTGCTTTATATAAGGTTATTTCACCAGAGGGAGGTATAGGTTCATTTGCGTTACTTTTAAAATTTTCATTTAATGCTATCGTCCAAGTTGCTTCGTTATTTTTTACCAAAACAACAGCTAATGTTCCAAATTGAACAATACTGTCCCAGCTATATTTTTCCGTTTTTCCATTATAATCAATGGTAATTCCTTTAGGAGCACTGATAACCCTGGCATTTTCCCCTTTCCATTGTCCATGGATTGATGGACCAACATACGAATAAGAGTAACCCCCATTACGGTCCCCATACGTACCAATGTATTGGTGTATAGAATTATCGGCAGCTTTATATGTAACGGCTGCAATGTCTTTCTCTACCCATTTTACTTTAAACTCGTCTTTGGTCTTATACGGCAAGCTTTCCTTTGGTCGAGCTAATATCCCAAAATAGGTTCTATAATATCTTGCCTGACCGGATTCTCTATTTTCTTTTATGACTAACACATTTTTTAGGTCTGGTGAGATGCTTACAATATGTTTTGTTTTATAGCTTTGATTTATAAATAAGCCCACATGAAGAAGAATAAGAACCATAGTGATGCTCGTTGTTATCACTTTCCAGTTTTTAGTTACACTAAGCAGCAGAAAAATGGAGAAAACCATGCAAATTACAATCAATATGTTTATCACATAAAAAATTCGGTTGTCTACGTACTCCATAAAATATCTCGATTGTAAAAAGAAATATCCCATTTGTACAGCAAACAGCCCAATGGCAATAAGGAAAAATAACCAGCCTCCTATTTTCTTGCGATGTTTATATATCGGTTTCATTTGGTATTACCTCCATAGAAAACTTCCATGTGTTGCCGTTATCGTTTGAAATGAATTTTCCCTTTACTTTCCCACCTTGATAGTCTCCGTTAGGACCTTGATTGATATAAACCGCCAAGTAATCCTCTTCTTTAAAAGGGACTTCAGCAATCACAAAGATTTTATGATACTTCTCTGGAATATAAATATCGGCTTCACTCCAGGAATCCCCTCCGTCTTGTGTGGCATAAAGGCTAGGTTCTTCAGGATTCAAGATTCCGAATGATAAGAAGCCTGTACTTTCATCAACAAACCCACCATCAGCAATTAATCTGGTGACATTCGAATGAGTCGTTTCTTTCCATTGATTCCCGCCATCCTTTGTTATGTAAACAGTTGTCCATTCTTGTGACATTGTTCGATCACCTGAAATGATGACGTAGCCAAAGGACTCATTTAAAAATTCAACTTTTCGGAAACGGATGGGCGGATAGTTCTCCGTAACAATTGTATCTTCCCATGTCTTTCCTTGATCTTGAGAATATATTAATTTAATACTTTTTCCATTTGGACTGGTTCCATCCGAATATAGGAAAGAAGCACGTTTTTGTGTAAGAATATAACTATTTTCAATAAGTTCTTTCTTATTTCCAGAATACTCCCCTTCAAATAATTTTTCTTTTTCAACGGGGACTACAATCCATTCATTTCCTCTATTGAAGGTAATCTGTAATTGATTATTTTGTAGCGAGTATCCAATTGAATCATCTTCATAATCTTCATAGATTGGCTGTAGCGGGTCCGATTGTATTGGTTCTGATTTTTTTGAATCATGTATTTCAATTGCCTGATTTGGAACTACTGTAATTACTCCTGAGTGCTTTTCGAAAAAGAATGTACCAACGAATACGCCAACAATCATTATACAAGCTATACCAATGATTAGAATTTTCACTAAAACTGCTCCTTTATTGTACATTTCATTCACAAAATTATTTTATTTTGTCATATTCAATTACCCATACAACCCCTTCTTTTCTTTCATACGATATACAGAAAACTGTTATTGAAGGGGGGCAAATAAATGGATATACCCGTTTCTGGTTACATGTATGAATCAGATGGATTAGATCCTGAACATTCTCATAATTTGTATATAACATCATGGGATGGTAGGCCTGTTCACATTCATCACTTTTCCGGGGTAACTTCATTTGATGTTGGTCATAACCATAAATATGTTGGAAAGACAGAGCCTGCACCTAGTGGTGTACAGCATACGCATCGCTACTTTACGTATACAGCTTTTAATGATGGTCATAAACATGTAATAAAAGGGGTTACTGGACCAGCTATATCTCTTCCGAACGGAGGACATATTCACGAATTTAGTGGGATGACGACGGTTGACGGTCATGTTCCCCATTCCCACCGGTATGAAGGAAAAACAAGTCTCTCCTAAAAATCCCGCCCGAAAGGGTGGGATTTTATAACTTTTTCTTAAAGTTTTCAACTGCTTTTTCAACTGTTGGATAAGCAAATTGAAAGCCAGCATCTAAGATCCTTTTGGGAATTACTTTTTGCCCGCTTAGCAACATTTGCGACATTTCGCCAAACATTAGTTTTAATAGAAATGCAGGAACCGGGAAAAAATGTGGACGATTTAGTTCTTTAGAAAGGGCACGTCCGAATTCATCGTTTGTCACTGGATGGGGTGCGGTTGCGTTAATCGGGCCTTGAATGGCTTCGTTGGTAATACAAAAAGCGATGAGTTGGATGAGGTCCTCAATATGAATCCAGGACAGCCATTGCTTGCCAGTCCCCACTTTTCCACC from Bacillus sp. (in: firmicutes) includes these protein-coding regions:
- a CDS encoding oxidoreductase, which gives rise to MKILIIGIACIMIVGVFVGTFFFEKHSGVITVVPNQAIEIHDSKKSEPIQSDPLQPIYEDYEDDSIGYSLQNNQLQITFNRGNEWIVVPVEKEKLFEGEYSGNKKELIENSYILTQKRASFLYSDGTSPNGKSIKLIYSQDQGKTWEDTIVTENYPPIRFRKVEFLNESFGYVIISGDRTMSQEWTTVYITKDGGNQWKETTHSNVTRLIADGGFVDESTGFLSFGILNPEEPSLYATQDGGDSWSEADIYIPEKYHKIFVIAEVPFKEEDYLAVYINQGPNGDYQGGKVKGKFISNDNGNTWKFSMEVIPNETDI
- a CDS encoding class I SAM-dependent methyltransferase, whose product is MPKTELYAQTGVAMTCRSYQEYMEMFMLEEKLFSKGKILDIASGASSFTAELNKKGYDAIAADPLYNLTSEEIYELGQKEIKIASQKLSQNENLFIWNDYKSLNHHDEIRNRSLNQFIDSYSKDKHKEKYIPATLPFLPFENDTFSLVFCNHFLFLYQEQFDFKFHLDAINEMVRITKKGGLLLIYPLVGFKDEIYPHLGKLIDELTKSDVSAKINETKFRFLPSATNFLCIEK
- a CDS encoding aminopeptidase translates to MTLPNFKENLQKYAKLLVSKGINVTPGDWVKLTITVDQAPLARLITKESYALGAEKVIVKWSDDEISKMHYTHQSQEVLTDIPKYEIEESEDHVLNHRVCRLTIVSSDPGLLNEVDPAKIAAYQNVAGKAFKVQRMVTQNDDLKWTVAAAAGEGWAAKVFPNLATSEEQVDALWDQIFKTCRIYTDDPIAAWDEHKKTLNEKAAKLNEIQFDALHYTAPGTDLTLGLPKNHIWACAGSVNPKEEEFIANMPTEEVFTAPDTRRMDGVVRSTKPLSYAGTLIEGIEVHFKDGKIVDISAEKGDETIKKLVFDNEGGTGLGEVALVPDPSPISQSGITFFNTLFDENASNHLAIGSAYPTTIQGGTKMSEEELQQHGLNTSTVHVDFMIGSNNMNIDGIKQDGTIVPIFRNGDWAI
- a CDS encoding DMT family transporter — encoded protein: MNSLTLAYTKIALAMAIVGSSVVFGKLIISSFPIFLASELRFIVASIILVLFLVGKERQFPSIKFKDLLVLFIQALTGVFLFNVFMLYGLKYTTAIEAGIIMSILPAVIALVSLLLLKERLTKRKGFGILFAVLGVLLINLLGGKIGDIHSLLGNLLIFGAVLGETLFITLGKLISNKLTPLTISTMMSIFGLIMFLPFSIKEAKSFDFSSVGLGDWLNILYFGIVVTVLAFLLMYQGLSIVSASSAGVFTSILPLSSVILSFLILKEELLFPHLLGILFVVIAIFLISRDSEGEEFVSPNSEVAVDNENPN